One Romboutsia sp. 13368 genomic window carries:
- a CDS encoding glycosyltransferase: protein MITLSLCMIIKDEELVLDRCLKSICDIVDEIIIVDTGSSDNSKTISKKYTENIYDYMWNYDFSDARNFSFEKATKDYILWLDADELLDEESKGKLLNLKENLSLDIDVVTMCTCMKIDQCDNPSITMVRNRIVKRSNNFKWVGFVHEYIEVSGKVYNSEICIVHDKVKTISDRNLKLYRKKLEENIIFTERDLYYYGKELYCNRFWDEAIDILKKFIDKGTWNYEIVDALCKIGKCYLYKNNIKLGREYFYKTFEYAPPTGEVLYQIASSFEDEEKYDMAISWYEIILMQPIPDNCTRCVNLYCLRFKPHLNLCYCYFCIGDIKMAYYHHKCCMGINPNNKYVIYNENLFNSIINKE from the coding sequence ATGATAACCCTAAGCTTATGTATGATAATAAAAGATGAAGAATTAGTTTTAGATAGATGCTTAAAAAGTATATGTGATATAGTTGATGAAATAATAATAGTAGATACAGGATCATCTGATAATAGTAAGACAATTTCTAAAAAATATACAGAAAATATATATGATTATATGTGGAATTATGATTTTTCAGATGCTAGAAATTTTTCATTTGAAAAAGCAACTAAAGACTATATATTATGGTTAGATGCAGATGAATTATTAGATGAAGAAAGTAAAGGAAAACTTTTAAATTTAAAAGAAAACTTATCACTTGATATAGATGTAGTAACAATGTGCACATGTATGAAAATAGATCAGTGTGATAATCCTAGCATAACAATGGTAAGGAACAGAATAGTTAAAAGAAGTAATAACTTTAAATGGGTTGGATTTGTACATGAATATATAGAAGTTAGTGGAAAAGTATATAACAGTGAAATTTGTATTGTACATGATAAAGTTAAAACTATAAGTGATAGAAATTTAAAATTATATAGAAAAAAATTAGAAGAAAATATAATTTTTACTGAAAGAGACTTATACTATTATGGAAAAGAGTTATACTGTAATAGATTTTGGGATGAAGCTATAGATATACTTAAGAAGTTTATAGATAAAGGAACTTGGAATTATGAAATAGTTGATGCTCTTTGTAAAATAGGTAAATGCTATTTATATAAGAATAATATAAAGTTAGGAAGAGAGTATTTTTATAAAACTTTTGAGTATGCACCACCAACTGGAGAAGTACTATATCAAATAGCATCTTCATTTGAAGATGAAGAAAAGTATGATATGGCAATAAGTTGGTATGAAATTATATTAATGCAACCTATACCTGATAATTGTACTCGATGTGTTAACTTATATTGTTTAAGATTTAAACCTCATCTTAATTTATGTTATTGTTACTTTTGTATTGGAGATATAAAAATGGCATATTATCATCATAAATGTTGTATGGGAATAAATCCAAATAACAAATATGTTATATATAATGAAAATTTATTTAATTCAATAATAAATAAAGAATAA
- a CDS encoding sigma-70 family RNA polymerase sigma factor has product MEAKKEQTYESYIYSDSSSASNTMKMYLKEIEEYQMLSAKEEVELAKAIIDSSEEAKEKFINANYRLVVSIAKKYRKESVDMLDLIQAGNLGLIKAVEKYDYKKGFKFSTYATWWIKQSITRYIDDCENTIRIPVHLHQRINFVKRKKQELANVLQRDPSMEELAEACELDVDKVLDILKRDKNIVSLDTPIKEDEDSSLVEFIPSDAHFGDVVIHEVEQKNLREKIEEVLTGLSDQEQQVLRMRFGLDDDTPKTLEEIGRVFGVTRERIRQIEAKAIRKLRHPSRLKLLKNFY; this is encoded by the coding sequence ATGGAGGCTAAAAAAGAACAGACTTATGAAAGTTATATTTATTCCGATTCATCAAGTGCATCTAATACTATGAAAATGTATTTAAAAGAAATAGAAGAATACCAAATGTTATCTGCTAAAGAGGAAGTAGAATTAGCTAAAGCTATAATTGACTCCTCAGAGGAAGCAAAGGAAAAATTCATAAATGCAAATTATAGATTAGTTGTGAGTATTGCTAAAAAATACAGAAAAGAAAGTGTAGATATGCTTGATTTAATCCAAGCAGGGAATCTTGGACTTATAAAAGCAGTTGAAAAGTACGACTATAAAAAAGGATTTAAGTTTAGTACTTATGCAACTTGGTGGATAAAGCAAAGTATAACAAGATATATAGATGATTGTGAAAATACTATTAGGATACCAGTTCATCTTCATCAAAGAATAAATTTTGTAAAAAGAAAAAAACAAGAACTTGCAAATGTACTTCAAAGAGATCCTAGTATGGAAGAACTTGCTGAAGCTTGCGAACTTGATGTCGATAAAGTTTTAGATATATTAAAAAGAGATAAAAATATAGTATCTCTTGATACTCCAATAAAAGAAGATGAAGACAGTAGTCTAGTTGAGTTTATACCTTCTGATGCACACTTTGGGGACGTTGTAATTCATGAGGTTGAACAAAAAAACTTAAGAGAAAAAATTGAAGAAGTACTAACTGGTCTTAGCGATCAAGAACAACAGGTTCTTAGAATGAGATTTGGACTTGATGATGATACGCCTAAAACTTTAGAAGAAATAGGTAGAGTATTTGGCGTTACTAGAGAGAGAATAAGACAAATCGAAGCTAAGGCTATACGTAAGCTAAGACATCCAAGTAGACTTAAGTTACTTAAAAACTTCTATTAA
- a CDS encoding DUF1002 domain-containing protein: MNKKLNNFRRRFITLTLTAVLSLSSLGLVFADGARVVTLGANLTQEQKNTMLKYFGVNKDEVVLLEVNNQEERKYLQGVASEAQLGKKTYSCAYVEPTKSGSGINVKTANITWVTPSMVATTLSTAGLTDADVVIAANFPVSGTGALTGIMKAFEDATGKPLEEDKKELASEELITTGDLGDEIGQDKATGIVNDVKTEIIKNNTKDTVQIAETINNVVNNYNVTLSDEQMAKLESLMGKISEQDYDYSEMKNALKGVSDVVSENLEAMGESVDNGFFDSIKDFFTGIGDWFKGIFSSETTDSSSILENTNDSILGEDAQIDATDKSTINLPSNEEVEGFFAKIWNWFTDLFNNNSNEVEENNNNDNTNLQEDELNDNATNEDVNSLEENSTINENVQQDSSVDQDTIENTDSSVEDQTTDCSSYXL, encoded by the coding sequence ATGAATAAAAAATTAAATAATTTTAGAAGAAGATTTATAACTTTAACTCTTACTGCAGTACTTAGCTTATCAAGCTTAGGACTTGTATTTGCAGATGGTGCTAGAGTTGTAACTCTTGGGGCAAACTTAACACAAGAGCAAAAGAATACAATGTTAAAATATTTCGGTGTTAACAAAGATGAGGTTGTATTACTTGAAGTTAACAACCAAGAAGAAAGAAAATACTTACAAGGGGTTGCATCTGAAGCTCAACTTGGAAAGAAAACTTACTCTTGTGCTTATGTTGAGCCTACAAAATCAGGGAGTGGTATAAACGTTAAAACTGCTAATATAACTTGGGTAACACCTTCAATGGTTGCTACTACACTATCTACAGCTGGCCTTACTGATGCTGACGTTGTTATAGCTGCTAATTTCCCAGTTTCTGGGACTGGTGCATTAACTGGTATAATGAAAGCATTTGAAGATGCTACTGGAAAGCCTTTAGAAGAAGATAAAAAAGAACTAGCTTCAGAAGAATTAATAACTACTGGAGATTTAGGTGATGAGATAGGTCAAGACAAAGCTACTGGTATAGTTAACGATGTAAAAACAGAGATAATAAAAAATAATACTAAAGATACTGTTCAAATAGCTGAAACTATAAATAATGTAGTAAATAATTACAATGTAACTTTAAGTGATGAACAAATGGCTAAGCTTGAAAGCTTAATGGGAAAAATATCTGAACAAGATTACGATTATAGTGAAATGAAAAATGCACTTAAAGGTGTTTCTGATGTTGTTAGTGAAAACTTAGAAGCTATGGGTGAAAGTGTAGATAATGGTTTCTTTGATTCAATAAAGGATTTCTTCACTGGCATAGGTGATTGGTTCAAAGGAATATTCTCTAGCGAAACTACAGATTCAAGTAGTATACTTGAAAATACTAACGATAGTATTCTTGGTGAAGATGCACAAATAGATGCTACAGATAAATCAACTATAAATCTTCCATCAAATGAAGAAGTTGAAGGATTCTTTGCAAAAATATGGAATTGGTTTACTGACTTATTCAATAACAATTCTAATGAAGTAGAAGAAAATAACAACAATGATAATACTAATTTACAAGAAGATGAATTAAATGATAATGCTACAAATGAAGATGTTAATTCATTAGAAGAAAACTCTACTATTAATGAAAATGTTCAACAAGACTCTTCAGTAGATCAAGATACTATAGAAAACACAGATTCTTCAGTTGAAGACCAAACTACAGATTGTAGTTCTTATNATTTATAG
- a CDS encoding ATP-binding cassette domain-containing protein — protein sequence MGIAIKVKNISKSFNDNLILDDISIDFYENKIYGLLGKNGVGKTTLLNIIAKQLICKNGTVDIFGENINKSDDVLDKLCIVREKEFPNRDKSIREIFDIYSYFYKDYDKKLEKYLCTHFEISPDKTYRKLSRGMKSIVSNIIGICSNAPITIFDEPTIGLDADNRQEFYKILLDSYIKNPRTIIISTHLINEVENLIENVVIINKGKVIVDDNIDNISQKSFYISGHKYDLEKLLCLKDKTPDKVFGSNEIYKYYGHINEDDLKLVESLNINIETMNLQDMFVHLTKRGDKCE from the coding sequence ATGGGTATAGCTATAAAGGTTAAAAATATAAGTAAGAGTTTTAATGATAACTTGATACTTGATGATATATCAATAGACTTTTATGAAAATAAAATATATGGTTTGCTTGGAAAAAATGGAGTAGGAAAAACAACTTTATTAAATATAATAGCGAAACAGCTAATTTGTAAAAATGGTACAGTAGATATATTTGGTGAAAATATAAATAAAAGTGATGATGTATTAGATAAACTTTGCATAGTAAGAGAAAAAGAGTTTCCAAATAGGGATAAAAGTATAAGAGAAATATTTGATATTTACTCATATTTTTATAAAGACTATGACAAAAAACTAGAAAAATATTTATGTACTCATTTTGAAATATCACCTGATAAGACATATAGAAAACTATCAAGGGGTATGAAAAGTATAGTATCTAATATAATAGGAATATGTTCTAATGCTCCTATAACAATATTTGATGAACCTACAATAGGTCTTGATGCAGATAACAGACAGGAGTTTTATAAGATACTATTAGATAGTTATATTAAAAATCCGAGAACAATAATAATATCAACTCACCTTATAAATGAAGTAGAAAATCTAATTGAAAATGTAGTAATAATAAACAAAGGCAAAGTAATAGTTGACGATAATATAGATAATATAAGCCAAAAATCATTTTACATAAGTGGACATAAATATGACTTAGAAAAACTACTATGCTTGAAAGATAAAACACCAGACAAAGTTTTTGGATCTAATGAGATTTATAAATATTATGGACATATAAATGAAGATGATTTAAAGCTCGTAGAAAGTTTAAATATAAATATAGAAACTATGAACTTACAAGATATGTTTGTTCATCTTACTAAAAGGGGGGATAAGTGTGAATAA
- a CDS encoding CAP domain-containing protein, with amino-acid sequence MAKGQRTPQEVMNAWMNSSGHRANILNSSFTKLGVGIAKDSNGTLYWTQMFIG; translated from the coding sequence ATAGCAAAAGGACAAAGAACTCCACAAGAAGTTATGAACGCATGGATGAATTCTTCTGGTCACAGAGCAAATATACTAAACTCTAGCTTTACTAAGCTTGGTGTTGGTATAGCTAAAGATTCTAATGGAACACTATACTGGACTCAAATGTTCATAGGATAA
- a CDS encoding GntR family transcriptional regulator produces MKLILNEDEPIFIQISKAIEDEILTGSIKEEEQVPSTTELARLYNINPATVLKGMNILVDKNILYKKRGLGMFVSSGAKNTIKLLRKESFKNKVIKNLIEEADKLEINKEELLEMIKEYNGGN; encoded by the coding sequence ATGAAGCTTATATTAAATGAAGATGAACCTATATTTATTCAAATATCAAAAGCTATCGAAGATGAGATATTAACAGGTAGTATAAAAGAAGAAGAACAGGTTCCTTCAACAACAGAATTAGCAAGATTATATAATATAAACCCAGCAACAGTTTTAAAAGGAATGAATATATTAGTAGATAAAAATATTTTATATAAAAAAAGAGGGTTAGGTATGTTTGTAAGTAGTGGAGCAAAAAACACTATAAAACTTCTAAGAAAAGAAAGCTTTAAAAATAAGGTAATAAAAAACTTAATAGAAGAAGCTGATAAGTTAGAGATAAATAAAGAAGAATTATTAGAAATGATAAAAGAATATAACGGAGGAAATTAA
- a CDS encoding GTP-binding protein, with protein MENISRYIYEIKESLLNSPIRQRLSQKEIIPFNDVVCEDLNAQIENIKALEHNQYAPLNVVIVGEVKSGKSSLLNAILGKEISDVDVLEATSSVIEVVYDENNDVSKFGELTRISLNLDYLKKINIVDTPGVKSITENNEKKTIDYIKYADLILFVIDATHLGQEDTIEVLDLLSEYNKPIIGVINKCDLLSENRSEILDYISSEYGIYIDRFFMISAYLEYQHRMSQQTIAKSTDIIVSNYTELRENFKKLTDYIDSIHKNANKVKDKSIKTSIEGIIQKDIIVHNDYNKSISILINELKKYERLLQNKRDYINAKMEFEINDWIDRIFLSDEVKKIEEDIKIANAYINEKYLTDLINSKKGELDNLYFNEWSTCLKEISEEMDDDIKRYVNDITYKNELLDTPTFKLDKEKSDMNAILATIGTGAILGATSGGIISIYSATLGNYAASLTLGAAMMTYLPPLLIAGTVSGAVGKVIYDKVIEDKNNKEILKNIDNFIKGLKINIKEELNKDYEKLNQEIVITTNEILKNIKGIYINKYEIENFVEEIEKYITDLTKFVELSYNKA; from the coding sequence GTGGAAAATATAAGTCGATATATTTATGAAATTAAAGAAAGTTTACTTAATTCGCCCATAAGACAAAGACTATCTCAAAAGGAAATAATACCTTTTAATGATGTAGTATGTGAAGATTTAAATGCTCAAATAGAAAATATAAAAGCATTAGAACATAATCAATATGCTCCTTTAAATGTAGTTATAGTAGGAGAAGTAAAATCAGGTAAATCAAGTCTTTTAAATGCAATTTTAGGGAAAGAAATAAGTGATGTAGATGTATTAGAGGCAACATCATCAGTAATAGAAGTTGTATATGATGAAAATAATGATGTAAGTAAATTTGGAGAACTAACAAGAATTTCTTTAAATTTAGATTACTTAAAAAAAATAAATATAGTAGATACACCAGGAGTTAAAAGTATAACTGAAAATAATGAGAAAAAGACTATAGATTATATTAAATATGCTGATTTAATTTTATTTGTTATAGATGCAACGCACTTAGGTCAAGAAGATACAATAGAAGTGCTAGATTTATTGAGTGAATACAACAAACCAATTATTGGTGTAATTAATAAATGTGATTTATTGAGTGAAAATAGAAGTGAAATTTTAGATTATATAAGTAGTGAATATGGAATTTATATAGATAGATTTTTCATGATATCAGCATATCTTGAATATCAACATAGAATGAGCCAACAAACAATAGCTAAAAGTACAGATATAATAGTATCAAACTATACCGAGCTTAGAGAAAATTTTAAAAAGCTAACTGACTATATAGACTCTATACACAAAAACGCAAATAAAGTAAAAGATAAAAGCATAAAAACATCTATAGAAGGTATAATCCAAAAAGATATAATAGTTCACAATGATTACAATAAAAGCATAAGTATACTAATAAATGAGCTTAAAAAATATGAACGACTATTACAAAATAAAAGAGATTATATAAATGCTAAAATGGAATTTGAAATAAATGATTGGATAGATAGAATATTTTTAAGTGATGAAGTTAAAAAAATCGAAGAAGATATAAAAATAGCTAATGCATATATAAATGAAAAATATTTAACAGATTTGATAAATTCTAAAAAAGGTGAATTAGATAATTTATATTTTAATGAATGGAGTACTTGTTTAAAAGAGATAAGTGAAGAAATGGATGATGATATCAAAAGATATGTAAATGATATAACTTATAAAAATGAATTATTAGATACTCCTACATTTAAACTAGATAAAGAAAAAAGTGATATGAATGCAATACTTGCAACAATTGGTACAGGAGCAATACTTGGAGCAACATCAGGTGGAATTATATCAATTTATAGTGCAACACTAGGAAACTATGCAGCATCACTTACACTTGGAGCTGCTATGATGACATATCTTCCACCTCTTTTAATAGCTGGAACTGTAAGTGGAGCAGTTGGTAAGGTTATATATGATAAGGTTATAGAAGATAAAAATAATAAAGAAATACTTAAAAATATAGATAATTTTATAAAAGGATTAAAAATAAATATAAAAGAAGAATTAAATAAAGACTATGAAAAACTTAATCAAGAAATAGTAATCACTACTAATGAAATATTAAAAAATATAAAAGGAATATATATAAATAAATATGAAATAGAAAACTTTGTAGAAGAAATAGAAAAATATATAACAGATTTAACCAAATTTGTAGAACTATCATACAATAAAGCATAA
- a CDS encoding dynamin family protein — protein KLMNIINSLNEELYLLKKDINSNLNNKSSNLVSYIEEELKENTKSIKELENPFLLFIMGCGNYGKSTLINAILQDRIIETSDIPNTWKLDLFIKSNNEKMEITYNDERKIVKSITNGNKILKEEENKFKISKKKISKKILSCKDRLSKNKLKEYKIEQEKLHLYKSDIEQIKYYLKDKKILNDFTIVDTPGLNQTLLKNTIERMNKYYKKADGVIWLIDAQNIVSKETNKLIEEINKIDNLHEKKFICVVNKIDIIKNDEDLKRIKEKVNDIYKDKFNDIVYISSYDALNGFINKNEELIYKSNINSLYKSIEVNFTSVCEKKQIDSKYKNLSIMKNNILDKIYSYKRNLYKDISNYNEVNFELNKKCEEIYLYVLNHIDKIKKKNIYNKEDFNNLIKSIENLEKQCSLDLEKMYNTLIKKINYTNSNKNYINTNVYFSKSKYLILNYNNHTNINKNTNKLSSYLSKLGKSNSTRTNNYENELNYHISKNITKLEEEIKTTLKDKLDYIKTDINKVKYNSFKDKYLDYELIKKHISFLDNIEKILXNLR, from the coding sequence AAAAATTAATGAATATAATTAATAGCTTAAATGAGGARCTATATTTATTAAAAAAAGATATAAATAGTAATCTAAATAATAAATCTAGTAATTTAGTTTCATATATAGAAGAAGAATTAAAAGAAAATACTAAAAGTATAAAAGAATTAGAAAATCCATTTTTATTATTTATAATGGGATGTGGAAATTATGGAAAATCAACTCTTATAAATGCTATTTTACAAGATAGAATAATCGAAACTAGTGACATACCAAATACATGGAAACTAGATTTATTTATTAAATCTAACAATGAAAAAATGGAAATAACATATAATGATGAAAGAAAAATTGTAAAAAGTATAACTAATGGCAACAAAATATTAAAAGAAGAAGAGAATAAATTTAAAATATCAAAAAAGAAAATATCTAAAAAAATATTAAGTTGTAAAGATAGGTTAAGTAAAAATAAATTAAAAGAATACAAAATTGAACAAGAAAAATTACATCTATATAAATCAGATATAGAACAAATYAAATACTATTTAAAAGATAAGAAAATACTTAATGACTTTACAATAGTAGATACCCCAGGACTTAATCAAACATTATTAAAAAATACAATAGAGCGTATGAATAAATACTACAAAAAAGCAGATGGAGTTATATGGTTAATAGATGCTCAAAATATAGTATCAAAAGAAACTAATAAGCTAATAGAAGAAATTAATAAAATAGATAATTTACATGAAAAAAAATTTATATGTGTAGTTAATAAAATAGATATAATAAAAAATGATGAAGATTTGAAAAGAATAAAAGAAAAAGTAAATGATATATATAAAGATAAATTTAATGATATAGTTTATATATCATCATATGATGCCTTAAATGGATTTATAAACAAAAATGAAGAGTTAATATATAAAAGTAATATAAATAGCTTATATAAATCTATAGAAGTTAATTTTACAAGTGTATGTGAGAAAAAACAAATAGATTCTAAGTATAAAAACTTATCTATAATGAAAAATAATATACTAGATAAAATATATTCATATAAAAGAAATCTATATAAGGATATATCAAATTACAATGAAGTTAATTTTGAATTAAATAAAAAGTGTGAGGAGATATACTTATATGTRTTAAATCATATAGATAAGATTAAGAAAAAAAATATATACAATAAAGAAGATTTTAATAACTTAATAAAAAGTATAGAAAATTTAGAGAAACAGTGTAGTCTAGATTTAGAAAAGATGTATAATACTTTAATAAAAAAAATAAATTATACTAATAGTAATAAAAATTATATAAATACAAATGTTTATTTTTCAAAAAGTAAATATTTAATCCTAAATTATAATAATCACACCAATATAAATAAAAATACTAATAAACTATCAAGTTATTTATCAAAACTAGGCAAATCAAACTCCACAAGAACTAATAATTATGAAAATGAATTAAATTATCATATCAGCAAAAACATTACCAAATTAGAAGAAGAAATAAAAACTACATTAAAAGATAAATTAGATTATATCAAAACTGATATCAATAAAGTTAAATACAATAGTTTTAAAGATAAGTATTTAGATTATGAACTTATAAAAAAACATATTAGCTTTTTAGATAATATAGAAAAAATATTAATRAATTTGAGGTGA
- a CDS encoding CAP domain-containing protein — protein sequence TTPSTPGNENNNNNSNNNNNTENNSGSTEEKPSTTPDTNNSDFSSYQQQVLELVNKERSKKGLSPLTLDYSLSSVATKKSQDMINKNYFDHTSPTYGSPFDMMKEFGISYRSAGENIAKGQRTPQEVMNAWMNSSGHRANILNSSFTKLS from the coding sequence GTACTACTCCAAGTACACCAGGTAATGAAAATAACAATAACAATAGTAACAACAACAATAATACTGAAAATAATTCAGGTTCTACAGAAGAAAAGCCAAGTACTACTCCAGATACAAACAATTCAGACTTCTCTTCTTATCAACAACAAGTTCTTGAATTAGTAAATAAAGAAAGATCTAAAAAAGGTTTATCTCCTTTAACTCTTGATTATAGCTTATCAAGTGTAGCAACAAAAAAATCTCAAGATATGATAAACAAAAACTACTTTGATCATACTTCTCCAACTTATGGTTCTCCATTTGATATGATGAAAGAATTCGGTATATCATATAGAAGTGCAGGAGAAAATATAGCAAAAGGACAAAGAACTCCACAAGAAGTTATGAACGCATGGATGAATTCTTCTGGTCACAGAGCAAATATACTAAACTCTAGCTTTACTAARCTTAGTA
- a CDS encoding aldehyde dehydrogenase has protein sequence MNTYEELLNLQKKYLENKKTISVNERIDNLKKLKNIIKKYEKDIINALELDLGKHVFESYTTEVGFVYSSIDYTIKNIKKWAKVKEVKNDLAQLPGKSYIYKCHYGSVLIIGPYNYPFQLLIEPLVGAISGGNTVVLKPSEYTTNLELIIVKMIEEAFNKEYVAVVTGDYTVNSKLLDLNFDYIFFTGSVNVGKIVMEKASKNLIPVTLELGGKSPVIVDNTANLKISAKRIIWGKLINAGQTCVAPDYVLAHEDIYEDLIKELIKYIKEFYGKDIKNNKEFGRIVNNKHMNRLKNILEYDKEKIVYGGDVDFDNRFISPTILKDVDLNDKVMSEEIFGPILPVIKYKNIEDIKYYISHHKNPLALYVFSEDEAFSEDIITRFSFGGGCVNDTISHVASNYLPFGGIGSSGMGSYHGKNSFDTFTHSKSIVKKSTKLDIKLVFPPYKNRLNAIKKVMK, from the coding sequence ATGAATACATATGAAGAACTTTTAAATTTACAAAAGAAATATTTAGAAAATAAAAAGACTATAAGTGTAAATGAAAGAATTGATAATTTAAAAAAATTAAAAAATATAATAAAAAAATATGAAAAAGATATAATAAATGCATTAGAACTAGACTTAGGTAAACATGTTTTTGAATCTTATACAACTGAAGTTGGATTTGTTTATAGTAGTATAGATTACACTATAAAAAATATAAAAAAATGGGCTAAAGTAAAAGAAGTAAAGAATGATTTAGCTCAATTACCAGGAAAATCATATATATATAAATGTCACTATGGAAGTGTACTTATTATAGGGCCATATAATTATCCATTCCAGCTACTTATAGAACCATTAGTTGGTGCAATATCAGGAGGAAATACAGTTGTATTAAAACCATCTGAATATACTACAAACCTTGAATTAATAATAGTTAAAATGATAGAAGAAGCTTTTAACAAAGAGTATGTAGCAGTAGTTACCGGAGATTATACAGTAAACAGTAAATTACTTGACTTAAATTTTGATTATATATTTTTCACAGGTAGTGTGAATGTAGGAAAGATAGTAATGGAAAAGGCAAGTAAAAACTTAATACCAGTAACTTTAGAATTAGGAGGGAAGTCTCCTGTAATAGTTGATAATACCGCTAATTTGAAGATAAGTGCAAAAAGGATTATATGGGGTAAACTTATAAATGCAGGTCAAACTTGTGTAGCACCAGATTATGTTCTTGCACATGAAGATATATATGAAGACTTAATTAAGGAACTTATAAAATATATAAAAGAATTCTATGGAAAAGATATAAAGAACAATAAAGAATTTGGCCGCATAGTAAATAATAAACATATGAATAGACTAAAAAATATATTAGAATATGATAAAGAAAAAATAGTATATGGTGGAGATGTTGACTTTGATAATAGATTTATATCACCAACAATACTTAAAGATGTAGATTTAAATGATAAAGTTATGAGCGAGGAAATATTTGGACCAATACTTCCTGTAATAAAGTATAAAAATATAGAGGATATAAAATACTATATATCACATCATAAAAATCCATTAGCATTATATGTTTTCTCTGAAGATGAAGCTTTTAGTGAAGATATAATAACTAGATTTTCATTTGGTGGAGGCTGTGTAAATGATACTATAAGTCATGTTGCATCTAACTACTTACCATTTGGAGGAATTGGAAGTTCTGGTATGGGAAGTTATCATGGTAAAAATAGTTTTGATACATTTACACATTCAAAAAGTATAGTTAAAAAGAGTACAAAGCTTGATATAAAACTAGTATTCCCACCGTATAAAAATAGATTAAATGCTATAAAAAAAGTTATGAAATAA